The Pseudomonadota bacterium DNA segment GCCCCATCCGCGCCGACCACGCCCTCCGCTCCCGCGAAACCACACGGTGAGCCCGGCGTGATCACGAAGGCCTTCCTCGAGCTCAACCACATCATCGCCGAGCCCATCACCCCGTTCCTCGTCGATGGCGCCACTCTCACGAACCGCCTCTTCGCGGAGCGGCCCGTGCAGACCATGGCCTTTCGCGACCGCCCGTCGCCTGGCGTCGACCGAAATCGCCTGGTCGAGTCGTTCGTGAACCTGCGGGGCATAAGCGGCACGTCAGATCACGAGGGAGAGGTGAGCGCCGAGATCGGTCGCCAGCTCGACGCGCTGGGCATCGCGTATGCGCGAAAGCCAGACCACACCATCATCGCCACGATCCCCGGAACCGTGAAAGACGCCCCCACGGTGGTTCTGAGCGCCCACCTCGACACCGTGGGCCCGACCTCTCCGGACGGCGTGCGACGAGACAGCCGGGTCATCCACACCAACGAGCGAGAGGTGCTGGGCGGTGACGACCGCGCGGGCTGCGCCGAGATCCTCGAGGCGGTGAGAAGAATCATCGAGACCGGCGCTGACCACCCCGAGATCAAGCTGGTCTTCGACGTGTGCGAGGAAGGGGGTCTGAAGGGAGCCACCCGTCTCGTGGCCGACGAGATCACACAGCGCCCCGCGCTGGGCTATGTGGTCGACGCCCTTGCGCCAGAAGACATCAACCTCACCAATGATGCCGTCTTCGTCAACCCCAGATCGGTGA contains these protein-coding regions:
- a CDS encoding M20/M25/M40 family metallo-hydrolase, whose protein sequence is MLENALGVGRIVGEAVGRAVQHFKGSAPSAPTTPSAPAKPHGEPGVITKAFLELNHIIAEPITPFLVDGATLTNRLFAERPVQTMAFRDRPSPGVDRNRLVESFVNLRGISGTSDHEGEVSAEIGRQLDALGIAYARKPDHTIIATIPGTVKDAPTVVLSAHLDTVGPTSPDGVRRDSRVIHTNEREVLGGDDRAGCAEILEAVRRIIETGADHPEIKLVFDVCEEGGLKGATRLVADEITQRPALGYVVDALAPEDINLTNDAVFVNPRSVKYTFSQEAPVVQVAMRGMADAGSRARPMHVPIMAGAGSDANAPAFNNARIQTIAIGAGERDIHGPLENVRIDDLEQAARNVVGIIQAACDLRVDGDTIVPRA